From a single Rutidosis leptorrhynchoides isolate AG116_Rl617_1_P2 chromosome 5, CSIRO_AGI_Rlap_v1, whole genome shotgun sequence genomic region:
- the LOC139848103 gene encoding uncharacterized protein, whose protein sequence is MMSGNYTTIDNQNVSGSVPAVSDPPGHVSVKFNDATLQTFPPSGAQGKIAGGAGPPRDADDTFSKPGSGSSEPQQSGGWFKVFTIAAYQPYFDVDTSDVLSRIKDSLLPFGGTFNEKTASNPDLYGPFWICTTLIFVAASIGTFATYLAHKLQHKEWNYDINLVTWSAGVFYGYVLIVPLCLYVILKYFSAPSTLVQLFCLYGYSLFIFIPAMCLSIIPVEIFRWVITGVAGVMSALFVAQNLRNHIMSAGERWFLIVAGIFLLQLALSIVLKLYLFNISV, encoded by the exons ATGATGTCCGGAAATTACACTACCATTGACAATCAAAATGTTTCCGGATCGGTTCCT GCTGTTTCCGATCCTCCAGGTCACGTCTCCGTTAAATTTAACG ATGCAACACTTCAAACATTTCCTCCTTCTGGCGCTCAAGGAAAGATTGCAGGCGGTGCTGGACCGCCTCGTGATGCTGATG ATACATTCTCAAAGCCTGGATCTGGTTCATCAGAACCACAACAAAGTGGTGGTTGGTTTAAGGTATTCACTATTGCTGCTTACCAGCCTTATTTCGATGTCGACACATCTGATGTTCTTTCGAGAATTAAAGACTCTCTCTTGCCATTCGGAGGGACCTTCAATGAGAAGACTGCTAGCAACCCAGACTT GTATGGACCTTTTTGGATATGCACTACCTTGATCTTTGTAGCAGCTTCAATTGGTACATTTGCTACATATCTGGCTCATAAGCTACAGCATAAAGAATGGAACTATGATATAAATCTGGTGACCTGGTCTGCTGGTGTGTTCTATGGCTATGTCCTTATTGTCCCTCTATGTTTGTATGTAATTCTCAAATACTTTTCTGCACCCTCAACCCTTGTCCAGCTGTTTTGTCTTTACGGATACTCCCTGTTTATCTTCATCCCAGCAATG TGTCTATCTATTATTCCGGTGGAGATATTTAGATGGGTGATAACAGGTGTGGCGGGGGTGATGTCTGCATTATTTGTAGCACAAAATCTACGGAACCATATAATGTCGGCTGGTGAAAGATGGTTCCTGATTGTGGCTGGAATTTTCTTGTTGCAGTTGGCTCTTTCTATTGTACTCAAGCTCTATTTGTTCAATATCAGTGTTTAG